In Spirochaetota bacterium, the following are encoded in one genomic region:
- the rpoN gene encoding RNA polymerase factor sigma-54: MANSMKMGIIQTQRLALNQSLIQSIELLQLTSLELAERISKELLENPVLEEDNAAEPSLMKERDGDIKSRVEEELSGGESLLQRQEEQRLNFENYSDSGYSNYSNDDNKKQSFIENVITQEVTLQQHLLSQARLTTKDRIELALLENIITSIDDNGFLSIDIEAIIRDNKRTNEDVLNALSVIHNFDPVGCGTRNVQESLIIQAELLYPDDEMLHRILRDYFRELEMLDYEKISKALDITINDVIIKSKLIQLLNPFPGAQYSTNRIKYIVPDVEVKYVDDEIHVNMNDDWIPLIRINSYYSNLLRKKSIDKSAKEYLKDKMQSARGLIQNISNRRDTIMRVVTAIMERQREFLSKGIGHLNPLTISIIADDVRLHKSTISRVISGKYIQTSWGVFELKRFFVSRIGSYNEEDQSSDKVMNLIGHIINNEDESNPVTDEEILIKLKEHGIKIARRTIAKYRGIMNIPPSSRRKRFNMIKRERSE, from the coding sequence ATGGCCAATTCAATGAAAATGGGAATAATACAGACTCAGCGGTTGGCACTGAATCAATCCCTGATTCAGTCAATTGAATTGCTGCAGCTTACTTCCCTTGAACTGGCTGAGAGAATATCTAAGGAATTACTTGAAAATCCTGTCCTGGAAGAGGATAATGCTGCAGAGCCTTCTTTGATGAAGGAGAGGGATGGAGATATTAAATCGAGGGTTGAAGAGGAGTTGAGTGGCGGTGAGAGCCTGCTTCAGAGACAGGAGGAACAGAGGTTGAATTTTGAGAATTATAGTGATAGCGGATATTCAAATTATTCAAATGATGATAATAAAAAACAGAGTTTCATCGAAAATGTCATAACCCAGGAGGTAACACTTCAACAACACCTCCTCTCACAGGCAAGACTAACTACAAAGGATAGGATAGAACTGGCCTTGCTGGAGAATATCATAACATCAATAGATGATAATGGATTTTTATCTATTGATATTGAGGCCATAATTAGAGATAATAAAAGGACCAATGAAGATGTCTTGAATGCTCTTTCAGTTATACACAATTTTGATCCGGTTGGATGTGGAACCCGAAACGTTCAGGAAAGCTTAATAATACAGGCTGAATTGCTTTACCCTGATGATGAGATGCTGCATAGGATTTTAAGGGATTACTTTCGCGAACTCGAGATGTTGGATTATGAGAAGATCTCTAAGGCATTAGATATCACAATCAATGATGTAATTATCAAGAGCAAACTTATACAATTACTTAATCCCTTTCCAGGTGCACAATATTCAACTAATAGGATTAAATATATTGTCCCTGATGTAGAGGTCAAGTATGTTGATGATGAAATTCATGTGAATATGAATGATGATTGGATTCCATTAATACGTATTAATTCCTATTATAGCAATCTTTTACGGAAAAAAAGCATTGATAAGAGTGCTAAGGAGTATCTAAAGGATAAGATGCAATCAGCAAGGGGTTTGATACAGAATATCTCAAACAGAAGGGATACCATAATGAGGGTTGTAACTGCAATTATGGAGCGTCAGAGAGAATTTTTATCCAAGGGGATTGGTCACCTCAATCCGCTAACAATTTCTATTATTGCTGATGATGTTAGATTGCATAAATCTACTATTAGTAGAGTAATAAGCGGAAAATATATTCAAACCAGTTGGGGTGTCTTTGAACTGAAGCGCTTTTTTGTTTCCAGGATAGGGTCTTATAATGAGGAGGATCAATCATCTGATAAGGTTATGAATCTTATAGGTCATATAATAAATAATGAGGATGAATCTAATCCTGTCACAGATGAGGAGATTCTTATCAAGCTGAAGGAACATGGAATAAAAATTGCAAGAAGAACAATCGCAAAGTATAGAGGAATAATGAATATTCCTCCTTCAAGTAGGCGTAAGAGATTTAATATGATAAAAAGAGAGAGGTCGGAATGA
- the lptB gene encoding LPS export ABC transporter ATP-binding protein, with product MKNIDNDNGKILRLDSLLKKYRQRIVVNNISFQISKGEIVGLLGPNGAGKTTTFYMVVGLVKPDGGNIYLNDRDITKLPMYIRAQHGIGYLPQESSVFRKLTVAENLDIILQMQDLEKSEIEGRREMLLRDLSIEHVRDQKAYTLSGGERRRTEIARTLITSPDFLLLDEPFAGIDPIAVSDIQEIIYSLKERDIGILITDHNVRETLSITDRSYIMFEGKILISGRADELTSSQKAREIYLGEKFSL from the coding sequence ATGAAAAATATTGATAATGATAATGGGAAAATCCTTAGGCTAGATTCATTACTCAAGAAGTATCGTCAAAGGATTGTTGTAAACAATATCTCATTTCAGATTTCAAAGGGAGAAATTGTTGGACTATTAGGTCCCAATGGGGCTGGGAAGACCACAACATTCTATATGGTGGTTGGATTAGTGAAACCAGATGGTGGAAATATCTATCTAAACGATAGGGATATTACAAAACTGCCAATGTACATAAGGGCTCAGCATGGAATTGGATATTTGCCCCAAGAATCATCCGTTTTTAGGAAATTGACTGTGGCTGAAAACCTTGATATCATTCTTCAGATGCAGGACTTGGAGAAGAGTGAAATTGAGGGGAGGAGGGAGATGCTCCTCAGGGATTTGTCTATTGAGCATGTGCGGGATCAGAAGGCTTATACACTTTCAGGGGGTGAGCGAAGACGAACAGAGATCGCGCGGACACTAATTACAAGTCCTGACTTTTTGCTGTTGGATGAGCCCTTTGCAGGGATAGATCCGATTGCTGTTTCAGATATACAGGAGATAATTTATTCATTAAAGGAAAGAGATATTGGAATTTTAATAACGGATCATAATGTAAGGGAAACCTTGAGTATCACTGATAGGTCATACATAATGTTCGAGGGAAAGATTTTGATCAGCGGTAGGGCAGATGAGCTAACGAGTAGCCAAAAGGCTAGAGAAATATATTTAGGTGAGAAGTTTTCACTTTAG
- a CDS encoding LptA/OstA family protein, which yields MKRAFRSWGCILVILSLLGLFPEISSIWGRGSNSVIATGDNVKSKLVGEEDGKKVFITELTGNPRIKYKDNVLRANKIIIRGSEGEIVEAIGKVLITEKRKGSIIRSKRAVYYKFEDRVEITGNPSIITRREDDNSKVHLKANRVEYDIDENVAHAFGSVNLKNRDIHINSQRAVLERSQGVLTFLEKPIMRRGEEQYRADEIIYHTKKKLFILNRNAHVITFSEERDPENGEKRRVKLIASGDRIEHLEDGEKLTKIIGNGVIEKEDTIFRGDEIEIVGEDGSMIEGVRVAIDYRAENVLVYGNRFRYYQRDGYSSVWDNAHMVIVDDEAQKRNTKIYGHYMEFFQDLDELLVNGDVSIYHDSEIIRGDMARFTREERSMYITGNSRVEKGESVVFADTIIYNTKSRDTRLIGDLKGNISRARGM from the coding sequence ATGAAGCGTGCATTTAGGAGTTGGGGATGTATCCTAGTTATCCTTTCTCTGCTAGGTCTTTTTCCTGAAATTTCCTCCATTTGGGGAAGGGGGAGCAACTCGGTAATAGCAACTGGTGATAATGTTAAAAGCAAATTAGTTGGTGAGGAGGATGGGAAAAAGGTTTTTATAACAGAGTTGACGGGCAACCCGAGAATAAAATATAAAGATAATGTATTGAGGGCAAATAAGATAATTATTCGAGGGAGCGAAGGAGAGATTGTCGAGGCTATTGGAAAGGTTCTTATAACAGAGAAGAGAAAGGGCTCCATAATTAGGTCTAAGAGGGCTGTATATTATAAGTTTGAGGATAGAGTAGAAATTACCGGAAATCCATCCATTATTACCAGAAGGGAGGATGATAACTCAAAGGTCCACCTCAAGGCGAATAGAGTGGAATATGATATTGACGAAAATGTAGCTCATGCCTTTGGCAGTGTTAATCTAAAAAATCGTGATATCCATATTAATTCTCAAAGGGCTGTTCTTGAGAGGTCGCAAGGGGTATTGACTTTTTTAGAGAAGCCAATTATGCGGAGGGGTGAGGAGCAATACCGAGCTGATGAGATTATCTATCATACCAAGAAGAAGCTCTTTATATTGAATAGAAATGCCCATGTAATAACATTTTCCGAGGAGAGAGATCCTGAGAATGGTGAGAAGAGGAGGGTGAAGCTAATTGCCAGTGGTGACCGGATTGAGCATTTGGAGGATGGAGAGAAGTTGACAAAAATTATCGGGAATGGGGTTATTGAGAAGGAGGATACAATTTTTAGGGGGGATGAGATTGAGATAGTTGGTGAAGACGGGAGCATGATTGAAGGGGTGAGGGTCGCAATCGATTATAGGGCTGAGAATGTATTGGTTTATGGTAACAGATTCAGGTACTATCAGAGGGATGGATATTCTTCGGTTTGGGATAATGCCCATATGGTGATAGTGGATGATGAGGCTCAGAAGCGAAACACTAAGATATATGGACATTATATGGAATTCTTTCAGGATCTGGATGAGTTATTGGTAAATGGGGATGTTAGTATTTATCATGATTCAGAGATAATCAGGGGTGATATGGCCAGGTTTACGAGAGAAGAGCGCTCTATGTATATAACCGGTAATTCTCGAGTGGAGAAGGGGGAGTCTGTCGTATTCGCTGACACAATTATTTATAACACAAAGAGTCGTGATACAAGGCTTATCGGGGATTTGAAGGGGAACATATCCAGAGCTCGTGGAATGTAA
- the lptC gene encoding LPS export ABC transporter periplasmic protein LptC, producing the protein MKVMNTSPKGVVPWFMMIMKFLSGLWESRNFRFYILVFIIIINHHCRRSMPLDPASFRPDMRVKNFTTFNYMEGSIAWEIDAEESSYYFNEKRSIAEQVVMDYYEDNVKTAVVNARRAIIHTDSHDIELIGEVDILSSSGNRLLTPKVRWNNQSKLLDTEEHVRIFRKNGDVVEGIGLRADYDLENYEIKRKVIAITKNAGQKRKEGGKK; encoded by the coding sequence ATGAAAGTTATGAACACTTCCCCAAAAGGTGTAGTGCCTTGGTTTATGATGATTATGAAATTCTTATCCGGTCTATGGGAATCAAGGAATTTTCGTTTTTATATTTTGGTGTTTATTATTATAATAAATCATCATTGCAGGAGGAGTATGCCTCTGGACCCAGCGAGTTTCCGACCGGATATGAGGGTTAAGAATTTTACCACCTTTAACTATATGGAGGGTAGTATTGCCTGGGAGATAGATGCTGAAGAGTCTTCCTATTATTTTAATGAAAAGCGATCAATCGCGGAACAAGTTGTTATGGATTATTATGAGGACAATGTAAAGACTGCTGTTGTGAATGCTAGGAGGGCTATCATTCATACAGATTCTCACGATATTGAACTCATTGGAGAAGTGGATATTCTCTCCTCCTCTGGCAACAGACTATTAACCCCCAAGGTTAGATGGAATAATCAGAGCAAGCTTCTTGATACAGAGGAACATGTTAGAATTTTCAGAAAGAATGGAGATGTGGTTGAAGGCATAGGGCTTAGGGCTGATTACGATCTCGAGAACTATGAGATAAAGAGAAAAGTAATTGCAATCACCAAGAATGCAGGTCAAAAGAGGAAAGAAGGGGGAAAGAAATGA
- the kdsA gene encoding 3-deoxy-8-phosphooctulonate synthase has translation MDICGYDITGKQRFFFIAGPCVIETMDRTLRLAEELKGIAERLGLFFIFKSSFDKANRSSIDSYRGPGLEEGLRVLEEVKERLGIQITADVHTVEEISSVSGVIDLLQIPAFLCRQTDLILKAGKSGRPVNVKKGQFIAPGDVSNIIDKLRHSGCNSYAVTERGYTFGYNNLVVDMRSFEIVRSLGSPVIFDATHSTQLPGGGRVSGGEREYVPILARSAVAAGIDGLFMEVHTSPDDALCDASNQYYLDKLENLLRVLIDIDDIVKG, from the coding sequence ATGGATATTTGTGGTTATGACATTACTGGTAAACAGCGTTTCTTTTTTATAGCTGGTCCATGTGTGATAGAGACAATGGATAGGACCTTGAGGTTGGCTGAGGAGTTAAAGGGTATAGCAGAGAGATTAGGCCTGTTTTTCATATTTAAGTCCTCCTTTGATAAGGCGAATAGGAGTTCAATTGACTCCTATCGAGGACCTGGATTGGAAGAGGGCCTTAGGGTCCTTGAGGAGGTGAAGGAGCGACTTGGAATACAGATAACTGCTGATGTCCATACTGTGGAGGAGATATCATCAGTAAGCGGTGTAATTGATCTATTGCAGATACCGGCTTTTCTATGCAGACAGACGGATTTAATCCTTAAGGCTGGCAAGAGCGGAAGACCTGTGAATGTGAAGAAGGGTCAGTTTATCGCTCCTGGCGATGTCTCAAATATAATAGATAAATTAAGGCATTCGGGCTGCAATAGTTATGCTGTGACTGAAAGGGGATACACTTTTGGTTATAACAATCTTGTGGTGGACATGCGGTCCTTTGAGATTGTCCGATCCCTTGGATCGCCTGTGATCTTTGATGCTACGCATTCTACTCAATTACCTGGAGGCGGCAGAGTTTCTGGCGGGGAGCGGGAGTATGTGCCAATATTGGCACGAAGCGCCGTGGCAGCAGGGATCGATGGCCTTTTTATGGAGGTTCATACCTCTCCGGATGATGCCCTCTGCGATGCATCGAACCAATATTATCTTGATAAACTGGAGAATCTGCTTAGGGTTCTAATTGATATTGATGATATAGTAAAGGGCTGA
- a CDS encoding Abi-alpha family protein: MSTDDKNSDGLDLAGVGKVAKAIPPEVYIHSASSVIEIFKKLTAPITETTSGFGRYIRQKFDNMVEVEKALATNSIQSAIGKAESKCKTSGTKIIKPIHEKSFIKSIEEASKETDPTLHEMWTNLLADQLTNINFHPHFVEILPHFSPSEAKLLLSLLPIEKIGENGGRYITNSDDSFKYWVRNSGEEILNKWDYSCVLLLEFKFADILGTQEGQYRKEDKVTLFYRTNAGNTFLSAVSQ; the protein is encoded by the coding sequence ATGAGTACTGATGATAAAAATAGTGATGGTTTGGATCTTGCTGGGGTTGGCAAAGTAGCGAAAGCAATACCTCCAGAAGTATACATCCACAGTGCTTCGTCAGTCATTGAAATCTTCAAGAAACTGACAGCTCCAATTACAGAGACTACGAGTGGGTTTGGACGTTATATTCGCCAAAAGTTTGACAACATGGTTGAAGTAGAGAAGGCGCTTGCCACTAACTCAATCCAAAGCGCTATTGGTAAGGCTGAATCCAAATGCAAAACAAGTGGTACTAAAATTATCAAACCTATACATGAAAAAAGTTTTATAAAATCAATCGAGGAGGCATCGAAAGAAACGGATCCTACCTTACATGAAATGTGGACAAACCTATTGGCCGACCAATTGACAAATATTAACTTTCATCCTCATTTTGTAGAAATATTACCACACTTTAGTCCATCAGAGGCTAAGTTGCTCCTGTCGCTGTTACCGATAGAAAAAATAGGAGAAAATGGTGGTCGCTACATCACCAATTCAGATGACTCTTTTAAATACTGGGTAAGAAATTCAGGAGAAGAGATACTAAATAAGTGGGATTACTCCTGTGTTCTACTTCTTGAGTTTAAATTTGCTGACATTTTAGGCACCCAAGAGGGGCAATATAGAAAAGAAGATAAAGTTACACTTTTTTATAGAACTAATGCAGGGAACACATTTTTATCTGCTGTTAGCCAATAA
- a CDS encoding CTP synthase yields the protein METKYIFITGGVCSSLGKGISTASLGLLLEGHGFKISIIKIDPYINIDPGTMSPYQHGEVYVTEDGAETDLDLGYYERFTNAKLSSKNSISTGQIYYTVIERERRGDYLGRTVQVIPHITNEIKKRIFDVAADEELDFLLIEIGGTVGDIESIPFLEAIRQIRQELGHKRVLNVHLTLIPTITVAGEQKTKPTQHSVKELMQLGIIPDILLCRTSTPMSEDMKNKIALFCNVSEKNVISALDIKGSIYEIPDMLHENEYDTMVLDHFNIDSSKIDIPEWNCFINSLRLPSRRVTIAVVGKYISLQDAYRSIYEALLHGAVANKAELSIVRIDSEDIENEDKGSIQSLFEGVDGILVPGGFGDRGIEGKIVAIHYARTNEIPMFGICLGMHCAVSEFARNECGLRNANSTEINPATENPVISLLEEQELVDKLGGTMRLGAYRCIFLEGTRIRKIYNADSSMERHRHRFEFTLRYKHIFEKNGMICSGINPKNGLIETVELREHPWFLGTQFHPEFKSKPTKPHPLFRDFIRVSIELHKE from the coding sequence ATGGAGACAAAATATATATTTATTACAGGTGGTGTATGCTCTTCACTCGGTAAAGGGATTTCCACCGCTTCGCTTGGGCTCCTGCTGGAGGGGCATGGGTTTAAGATATCTATAATAAAGATTGATCCATACATCAATATTGACCCTGGAACCATGAGCCCCTATCAGCATGGAGAGGTTTATGTCACAGAGGATGGGGCTGAGACGGATTTGGATCTTGGGTACTATGAACGGTTTACAAATGCCAAGTTATCAAGTAAAAATTCTATCTCTACAGGACAGATTTACTATACTGTAATAGAGAGGGAGAGAAGGGGTGATTATCTAGGAAGGACTGTGCAGGTAATACCACATATTACCAATGAGATAAAGAAGAGAATATTCGATGTAGCCGCTGATGAGGAGTTGGATTTTCTCCTTATTGAGATAGGGGGAACAGTCGGCGATATTGAATCAATACCATTTCTTGAGGCAATTAGGCAAATAAGACAGGAGTTGGGTCATAAGCGTGTCCTGAATGTACATTTAACCCTTATCCCAACCATAACCGTAGCAGGAGAGCAGAAGACAAAGCCGACCCAGCATTCAGTCAAAGAACTGATGCAATTGGGAATTATACCGGATATTCTCCTTTGCAGGACAAGCACCCCTATGTCAGAGGATATGAAGAACAAGATCGCCCTCTTCTGTAATGTGTCTGAGAAGAATGTTATCTCTGCCTTGGATATAAAGGGTTCAATATATGAGATTCCTGATATGCTTCACGAGAATGAATATGATACAATGGTGCTTGATCACTTCAATATAGATAGCTCTAAGATAGATATACCGGAATGGAATTGTTTTATCAATTCATTGAGGTTGCCTAGCAGAAGGGTTACAATTGCTGTGGTGGGGAAGTATATCTCACTACAGGATGCCTATCGATCAATATATGAAGCCCTGCTGCATGGGGCAGTGGCGAACAAGGCGGAGCTTTCGATTGTGAGAATTGATTCGGAGGATATTGAGAATGAGGATAAGGGCAGTATCCAATCCCTTTTTGAGGGTGTTGATGGCATCCTTGTGCCCGGAGGATTTGGGGATAGGGGGATAGAGGGTAAGATCGTCGCAATACACTATGCTAGAACTAATGAAATACCCATGTTTGGCATCTGTCTTGGTATGCACTGCGCGGTCAGTGAATTTGCGCGGAATGAATGCGGATTAAGGAATGCAAACTCAACTGAGATCAATCCCGCTACTGAAAATCCAGTAATATCCCTATTAGAGGAGCAAGAGCTTGTGGATAAGTTGGGGGGCACCATGCGTTTGGGGGCATATAGATGCATTTTTTTGGAAGGCACGAGAATCAGAAAGATATATAATGCTGATTCGAGTATGGAGAGACACAGGCACAGGTTTGAGTTCACCCTAAGATATAAGCATATTTTTGAGAAGAATGGAATGATATGCAGCGGAATCAATCCAAAGAATGGGCTGATAGAGACCGTTGAGTTAAGAGAGCATCCCTGGTTTTTGGGAACCCAATTCCATCCTGAATTTAAATCAAAACCCACAAAACCACACCCTTTGTTTCGTGATTTTATCAGGGTTTCTATAGAACTACACAAAGAGTAG
- a CDS encoding PilZ domain-containing protein: MTEKRKHPRFNCKIPVKFKYYEGDPEEIDNKISIPLKGKGHILDISRGGVFIVTNSNIYINMPIRLKFKKNKKKFAIDGIIVRTGIIQNNPSEIAQSLSDYSGKGDKYLAVRFNTEIEDIAE, translated from the coding sequence ATGACAGAAAAAAGAAAACACCCAAGATTCAACTGTAAAATACCAGTAAAATTTAAATATTATGAGGGCGATCCTGAAGAGATTGATAATAAGATATCAATCCCCCTAAAAGGCAAGGGGCATATATTGGATATCAGCAGGGGGGGAGTCTTTATTGTCACTAATTCAAATATATACATTAACATGCCGATTCGATTAAAGTTTAAAAAAAATAAAAAGAAATTCGCTATTGATGGAATCATTGTGAGAACAGGTATCATTCAAAACAATCCTTCAGAGATCGCACAGAGCCTATCCGATTATAGTGGAAAGGGAGATAAATATTTAGCAGTTAGGTTTAATACTGAGATAGAAGATATAGCAGAATAA